A portion of the Bdellovibrio sp. ArHS genome contains these proteins:
- a CDS encoding NmrA family NAD(P)-binding protein yields the protein MILVIGATGHIGSKIVTHLLAHGQKVRCVARHFPNKEDFQGAELAQGDANNVGFLMEAMRGCSAIFTLIPPNPQAEEVRFYQNKFGEVIAEAIEEAGIKKVVNLSSVGADLESGTGPILGLHDQEERLSEITHADIMHLRCTYFMENLIAGLPSIIGMNRMFGTINGEVPIPMVATRDIAARAAFLLMNPDFKSHNVEYLLGERDISMNEAAKILGRAIGHDDLEYVEVPPQEMRNYYIGAGLTEDWADVYLEMEEAFGNGTIAGTFQRDKVNTTATSLEEFARTTFADAFNKALARQNQIRFQQQQSGGEARP from the coding sequence ATGATTCTGGTCATCGGAGCCACTGGCCATATCGGCTCAAAAATCGTCACTCATCTACTTGCTCACGGCCAAAAAGTACGCTGCGTAGCCCGGCATTTTCCCAATAAGGAAGACTTCCAAGGCGCGGAATTGGCACAAGGAGACGCCAACAACGTCGGCTTTTTGATGGAGGCCATGCGCGGATGCTCGGCGATTTTCACTTTGATCCCCCCGAATCCGCAAGCCGAAGAGGTCCGCTTTTATCAAAATAAATTCGGTGAAGTTATTGCCGAAGCCATTGAAGAAGCCGGAATTAAAAAAGTCGTCAACTTAAGCAGCGTCGGAGCCGATCTTGAAAGCGGCACGGGCCCGATCTTGGGGCTGCACGATCAAGAGGAACGTCTCAGTGAAATCACTCATGCTGATATTATGCACCTGCGATGCACCTACTTTATGGAGAACCTGATCGCAGGACTTCCCAGTATTATCGGCATGAACCGCATGTTCGGAACTATAAATGGAGAAGTGCCGATTCCAATGGTAGCGACACGGGATATTGCAGCTCGCGCGGCATTTTTATTGATGAATCCCGACTTCAAATCTCACAACGTGGAATATCTTCTGGGCGAAAGAGATATCTCGATGAATGAGGCTGCGAAAATTTTAGGCCGGGCGATCGGTCACGACGACCTGGAATATGTGGAAGTGCCGCCCCAAGAAATGCGCAATTACTATATCGGCGCCGGGCTGACCGAAGATTGGGCGGACGTGTATCTGGAAATGGAAGAAGCTTTTGGCAATGGCACTATTGCCGGAACCTTCCAGCGTGATAAGGTCAATACGACCGCCACGTCCCTTGAAGAATTCGCGCGTACAACCTTTGCCGATGCCTTCAATAAAGCCTTGGCCCGACAAAATCAGATTCGCTTTCAACAACAACAAAGCGGCGGCGAAGCCAGACCTTAG